From the Mycobacterium sp. DL592 genome, the window GCGGGCGTTCTCCTTGCCCTGGCCCAACTGCTCGCCATCGTAGGTGAACCACGATCCGGACTTGCGGATGAAGCCCTGATCGACGCCCATGTCGATGAGCGAACCCTCACGGCTGATGCCCTTGCCGTAGAGGATGTCGAACTCGGCCTGCTTGAACGGCGGGGACACCTTGTTCTTGACCACCTTGCAGCGGGTACGGTTGCCCACCGCGTCGGTGCCGTCCTTGAGCGTCTCGATGCGACGCACGTCCAGACGCACCGAGGCGTAGAACTTCAATGCCTTACCGCCCGTTGTGGTTTCGGGCGAGCCGAACATCACGCCGATCTTCTCGCGCAACTGGTTGATGAAGATCGCGGTGGTGCCCGAGTTGTTCAGCGCGCCGGTCATCTTGCGCAGCGCCTGGCTCATCAGGCGGGCCTGCAGACCGACGTGGCTGTCACCCATCTCGCCCTCGATCTCGGCGCGCGGCACCAGGGCGGCCACCGAGTCGATGACGATGAGGTCGATGGCCCCGGAGCGCACCAGCATGTCGGCGATCTCGAGCGCCTGCTCCCCGGTGTCGGGCTGGCTGACCAGCAGCGAGTCGGTGTCCACGCCGAGGTTGGCGGCGTACTCGGGGTCCAGGGCATGCTCGGCGTCGATGAACGCCGCGATGCCGCCGGCCGCCTGGGCGTTGGCCACCGCGTGCAGTGCGACGGTGGTCTTACCCGAGGATTCCGGGCCGTAAATCTCGA encodes:
- the recA gene encoding recombinase RecA, with amino-acid sequence MAQQAPDREKALELALAQIEKNHGKGSVMRLGDEVRQPIAVIPTGSIALDVALGIGGLPRGRIVEIYGPESSGKTTVALHAVANAQAAGGIAAFIDAEHALDPEYAANLGVDTDSLLVSQPDTGEQALEIADMLVRSGAIDLIVIDSVAALVPRAEIEGEMGDSHVGLQARLMSQALRKMTGALNNSGTTAIFINQLREKIGVMFGSPETTTGGKALKFYASVRLDVRRIETLKDGTDAVGNRTRCKVVKNKVSPPFKQAEFDILYGKGISREGSLIDMGVDQGFIRKSGSWFTYDGEQLGQGKENARNFLIENPDVGNEIEKKIKEKLGIGAVITDELAVDDVLPAPVDF